One segment of Triticum aestivum cultivar Chinese Spring chromosome 2A, IWGSC CS RefSeq v2.1, whole genome shotgun sequence DNA contains the following:
- the LOC123184532 gene encoding uncharacterized protein, producing the protein MDLTQVLPEELLADVLRRVAPRGLAVCRCACKALLGIIDARRLLRTDLLPHSVGGIFINVHSEHVSEFFARPSTGPTISGSFDYLPPTDGRSPYRGIIQDHCNGLVLLEDYSENYYVVNPATRQWDSLPPHQSMSKSKVRDADFRYQEYLVFDPTVSPHYQVFVIPNPRRKTKPEDFGYDKRIHELDPIMEKSEWPPSVCALHVFSSRSGRWEERSFIRDGKAAGTIADMWGHSDCYYDKHYAVYCRGALYVHCKTDFVMRISLSNDKYQVIKPRIHGELGECRKLHLGRSENGVYLATTSFETSHLMVWVLDESCGQMNWVLKYNSCLPPILDYDRPVLGPWVLQDVNYNEYLKEREERTGGFEDTEYMEYLKENKLELNSGKEKLVEEKFEWDSENDNILHKEDVVDAHGNGYFDILGFHPYKEVVFLGVSMYRGIAYNFKDSKVQDLGYLYPTSGESKGQASHGLSLPSKIVN; encoded by the exons ATGGATCTGACACAGGTGCTGCCGGAGGAATTGCTCGCCGATGTGCTCCGCCGTGTCGCACCGCGCGGCCTCGCCGTGTGCCGCTGCGCCTGCAAGGCCCTGCTGGGCATCATCGACGCACGCCGCCTGCTGCGCACGGACCTCCTCCCGCACTCCGTCGGCGGCATCTTCATCAACGTCCACAGCGAACATGTGTCGGAGTTCTTCGCCCGTCCCTCGACGGGCCCCACCATCTCCGGCAGCTTCGACTACCTGCCCCCTACCGATGGGCGCTCACCGTATCGCGGTATAATACAGGATCACTGCAATGGCCTTGTCTTACTCGAAGATTATTCCGAGAATTATTATGTGGTTAACCCGGCAACCAGACAGTGGGATTCTTTGCCGCCGCACCAGTCCATGTCGAAGTCCAAAGTGAGGGATGCAGACTTCAGATACCAAGAGTACCTCGTGTTTGATCCCACGGTATCACCCCACTATCAGGTGTTTGTGATCCCAAATCCTAGGCGCAAAACGAAGCCCGAAGATTTTGGTTATGACAAAAGGATTCATGAATTAGACCCCATTATGGAGAAATCTGAATGGCCACCATCTGTGTGCGCTTTGCACGTTTTCTCCTCAAGGTCCGGCCGTTGGGAGGAGAGGTCTTTTATTCGAGATGGGAAGGCTGCAGGCACCATCGCTGATATGTGGGGGCACTCCGACTGCTACTATGACAAGCATTATGCTGTCTACTGCCGGGGTGCACTTTACGTCCACTGCAAAACTGATTTCGTAATGAG GATCTCTTTATCAAATGATAAGTACCAAGTAATTAAACCACGGATACATGGTGAACTCGGTGAGTGCAGAAAGCTCCATCTTGGACGATCAGAAAATGGGGTCTACCTTGCAACTACTAGTTTTGAAACGTCTCATCTTATGGTTTGGGTCCTTGACGAATCATGTGGCCAAATGAATTGGGTCTTGAAGTATAACAGTTGCCTTCCACCCATACTGGATTATGATCGTCCTGTTCTTGGCCCATGGGTCTTACAAGATGTTAACTATAATGAGTATCTCAAAGAGAGAGAGGAGCGCACTGGAGGTTTTGAAGATACGGAATACATGGAATACCTAAAAGAAAACAAATTAGAGTTAAACTCTGGCAAGGAAAAGCTAGTGGAAGAAAAGTTTGAATGGGACTCTGAAAATGACAACATACTTCATAAGGAAGATGTGGTTGATGCTCATGGCAATGGATACTTTGATATCCTTGGATTCCATCCATATAAAGAGGTTGTCTTTCTGGGTGTATCAATGTACAGAGGAATTGCCTATAATTTCAAAGATTCAAAGGTTCAGGACCTTGGCTACTTATACCCAACCAGTGGCGAATCTAAGGGCCAGGCTTCGCATGGCTTGAGCCTACCCTCAAAAATCGTGAATTGA